TGCCCGGTCTTAACAAAAATCGTGCAACCTTCCTTACTGAAAGGCTGATGCAAACTCATATGAGGACTACGAATCCATGAGCCAGCTGGATAGCGTCCATGCTCATCCTCAAATACGCCTTCGACTACAAAAATCTCTTCACCGCCATAATGCTTGTGGGGGTTAAAGTAAGTTTGCGGCGCCCACCTTACTAATGTTGAGCCTGTGCCCTGATTCATTAAAGGCATCACCGTCAGCCCAGGAACCATTCCCTGAAACCAAGATGTCGAATGGGTATCCACAATCTCTCTCTCAATTTGCTCCGACCCTAAGTGTCGTAACTTCACAAAAAGAGTACAGCCATGCTCGCTAAAAGGCGCATGAGATGAGCCGGGAGGATTCATGATGTAAGTACCAGCAGGATAACTTCCTGTTTCATCACTGAAGACCCCCTCTAAAACGAGAATCTCCTCACCCAACTCATGAAAGTGATTTGGAAAATTCGCTCCTGCCTCATAGCGAACAATTGAAGTGGCCCTAGCCACCTCATCCCCCTGACGATCAAGCATGCGCCTCTCAACCCCCAACGAAGGACTGGGGATCCATGGCAGATCATGGTGGTTAAGCACTACTCGTTGACTATAGTCAGAATGAAGATCCATTAAGAACTTTGCAGTTATTGATTTTGATGAGTAAGCATAACAATGGATTGAAATTGTTGCTCAAAAGAAGAAAACCACCCGAGGGTGGTTTTCTTGTTGCAGAGAATGACTAGCCCTACTTTTGAGGACAACTATTCGCCAATGACTTTCCAGCAATGCGATCTTTAACCCAGTCAAGATACATCGGGGCTGAAACTCCGGGAGTAGTAAAGTGAGTTTGCTCTCCTGGCAACTGAATTCTTCCTACATTTGCCCCCATACCGCACATTTGCTTCTGATAAAGCTCATGCATGATTGGAGGAACTGCGGTATCTTTTGTGCCCCAATAAATCACAACAGGTGCAGT
The genomic region above belongs to Polynucleobacter sp. AP-Ainpum-60-G11 and contains:
- a CDS encoding cupin domain-containing protein translates to MDLHSDYSQRVVLNHHDLPWIPSPSLGVERRMLDRQGDEVARATSIVRYEAGANFPNHFHELGEEILVLEGVFSDETGSYPAGTYIMNPPGSSHAPFSEHGCTLFVKLRHLGSEQIEREIVDTHSTSWFQGMVPGLTVMPLMNQGTGSTLVRWAPQTYFNPHKHYGGEEIFVVEGVFEDEHGRYPAGSWIRSPHMSLHQPFSKEGCTIFVKTGHLMQA